Genomic window (Oryza sativa Japonica Group chromosome 3, ASM3414082v1):
GAATTGCTTACGAATTTGAAAGAAACcaaagtttcactcaaatcgcCCAGCGAAAAATTGTTTCACTCATTGGGGTATTCTCCCATGAGGGTCCTCTGCGGTactgctcactgacatgtgagccccTAGACCCtcgggtccacatgtcagtgacatcAGTACTGCAGAGGATCAGAATTGCTTATAAAGGTACATACCTCCTTATGATtgaaatatacttttttttaatggagttATCAAAACTAATTTTTAAGGTTGGAATAAGGTTAAAAACTCATCTTTGTTAATATTGttgaatttttattttactttaaGTACATGTATTAGTCAGCTGATATATACCTCATAATTAGCAATATGTAGTATATATACCTCCGTATACTTTCTCAGAATCAGAAAAGCTTCGTCATTATCGatctaaatttattttctaatcAATCTAGTTTCTTTAGCACTAAAACAATTGGAAGGATGGGAGAATACCTCTTCACTCAAATGACTTGCTTTTCGCGCTTCTGGATCAATCCCTTTATAGGAGTTTCCTGCTGTGACCATGCGTAGCAATGGCGTCGCGCTCGCGCGCCGTCTCCTCCGGCTTCACGAAGGCGCCGACCTTCTCCGTCACCACCGCGTCGCAGCTCCACGACGCCATCGACCGCCTCCTCCCGCGGCTACGCGGCGACCCGTCCCTcgcccccgccgcgcgcgcgctcgccgcggcaGCCACCGCCTCGCTGCCGCCCTCCACCGTCCTCTCcaaccgcctcctccacctgctCTCCTCCCACCCAGCCACCCTCCCCGACGCGCTCGCGCTCTTCTCCTCCATCGCGGCCCCGGACATCTGCTCCCACAACACCCTCATCTCCGCGCTCTCTCGCTCCCCGCGCCACCTCCCCTCCGCGCGGGAGCTGTTCGACCGAATGCCCCAGAGGGATCACTTCGCCTGGTCCGCCCTCGTCTCAGGTTACACCCGACACGGCCAGCCCGAGGCCGCGCTCGCGCTCTACCGGCGGATGCAGGAGGAGCCGGGGAACGATGGCGCGGACAACGAGTTCACCGCGTCCAGCGCgctcgcggcggccgcggccgcacGGTGCGGCCGCGCGGGCAGGGAGCTGCACTGCCACGTCGTGAGGAGAGGgatcgacgccgccggcggcgacgccgtcctGTGGAGCGCGCTCGCGGAcatgtacgccaagtgcggccgCGTGGACGACGCGAGGAGGGTCTTCGACCGGATGCCGGTCCGGGACGCCGTCTCCTGGACGGCGATGGTGGAGAGGTACttcgacggcggccgcggcggggaaGGGTTCAGGCTGTTCCTCCACATGCTGAGGACCCGAGGTGTTCGACCAAACGAGTTCACCTACGCGGGGGTTCTGCGCGCCTGCGCACAGTTCGCCGTCGAGAGCTTCGGGAGGCAGGTGCACGGCCGGATGGCGAAGAGCGGCACTGGAGACTCCTGCTTCGCGGAGAGCGCGCTCCTCCGCATGTACTCCAAGTGCGGCGACATGGGGAGCGCGGTGCGCGTGTTTGAGGCCATGGCGAAGCCGGACTTGGTGTCGTGGACGGCGGTGATCTCCGGCTATGCGCAGAACGGGCAGCCGGAGGAGGCGCTGCGCTACTTCGACATGTTCTTGAGGTCTGGAATTAAGCCTGATCATGTCACTTTTGTTGGTGTTCTGTCAGCGTGTGCTCATGCCGGCCTGGTCGACAAGGGCCTCGAGATCTTCCATTCGATTAAGGAACAGTATTGCATTGAGCACACTGCTGATCATTACGCTTGCGTGATCGATCTCCTAAGCCGGTCAGGCCAATTTGAGCGAGCAGAAAAGATGATAGGTAATATGGCAGTGAAACCTAACAAGTTCCTATGGGCGTCCTTGCTTGGTGGCTGCCGGATTCACAAGAATGTTGGCTTGGCAAGGCGGGCAGCAGAAGCATTGTTCGAAATAGAACCCGAGAATCCAGCAACTTATGTAACTCTGGCAAATATTTATGCCTCGGTTGGTCTTTTTGATGAGGTTGAGGATGTCAGAAGAATCATGGAATCAAAGGGTATAACCAAAATGCCGGCCTCAAGTTGGATTGAAGTTGGGAGAAGAGTTCATGTGTTCCTAGTTGGTGATAAATCGCATCCTAAAGCTGATGAAATCTATGCACTTCTGAAGAAGCTGTATGTGAAAATGGTGGAAGAAGGGTATGTGGCGGACATTGAATTTGTTCTCCATGATGTCGAAGATGAGCAGAAGGAGCAGGACATTGGCTACCACAGCGAGCGGCTTGCTGTTGCATTTGGGATCATTGCCACTCCGGAGGGTTCCCCGATCAAGGTTTTCAAGAACCTGCGCATTTGCGGGGACTGCCATGCTGCTATTAAGCTCATATCGCAGATTGTGCAGAGAGATATCATTGTTAGGGACTCGAATAGGTTCCATCACTTCAAGGACGGGATATGTTCTTGCAGAGATTACTGGTGACCCGCACACTGCATATATGAAGTAGTTTTGTCTCCCGATTGGAGCTACTATTACTCTTTGTACGGCTAATGTTAATATGCGGCAGCAACTGATCTGACCAAAGGTTTTCACTGGTTCGAGTGATTAAGTTCTGGAAAAGAAATTCCTTGTCAGGCTGACCCTAGGTAAACGGTCTCACCTTTTATCATTCGTGCCTATCCTGATGAAAGTTTATGTTATGTACGTTCGCTTTATTTTATTAACATATCCTGTAAATATGttcattttttgtttgattgttgATTGGGGGTTAGTAATAAAGCAATAGAATTGAAGGGGTGAAATTTTGTGATATTTTAACTGATCGTCCAGCTTCACAATTTCCCATTGCCTGCACATGATATCTTACTGAACAAAGTTGACATATGAGTGGGTGCAGGAACAGCATGGTGCTCTCAAATAGAAAAGGGAAAATACATATAACTCTGCTACCCATGGTGACTCAGTCACCTCGATTCTAAAATTTTCATCTAAAATAAATCACCAAATGAACTACAAAGCAAATTCATGAGAGCGTTTAGCTAAGGCATCTTAACTTACATGGTCTAGTCTGTACAATGCATTGGATTCGATGAATGTAAAATCTGTTATTACTAACACAAACTGACCTTACCATGAGTACAGTCATCATGCTTTCTTGTATCTGTATCTCATTGCACAACCAGTGAAAACCAGTAAATTCACAAAGTTGATCCCAGCAATCAATGAAAAGAACCGATCTAGGTGGCCTTCATTCAGGTTATCTGGGATCCATCCAGGATCCCCTCCTTGAGTTGTAAAATATGACACCAAGGTTAATATGATTGAGCTTAAATAGCTCCCCAGTGAGACTGTTACAAGCGCAAATGCACTACACAAACTCCTCATGGCATCAGGGGCTTCATTGTAGAAGAACTCAACCTGACCTATGGCAGCAAAGACCTCAGCAGCGCCAACCAAGAAATACTGCGGTATTTGCCAAAGAATGCTCATCGGAACAGCAACATCCTCATGAATAAGACCTTCAGATCTGGCGATCCCTAAACGCCTCAACTCAACAAGAGCTGCAGATAGCATTGCAAGGATGGAGAGGGCTAATCCGATTCCAATCCGCTGTAACTCAGAGAAACCCTTCTCCCTTCCAGTGAACTTTCTAGCTATTGGCACAAGCACACGGCCATAAAACGGAATCCAGATGATGACACTGATGACATCAAAAGTTGAGAGGGATGCAGGAGGGACAATGAAAGATCCAACTCGCTTGTCAAGAACCATTCCCTGCTCTATGAACATAGAAGAGTTGTGAGCATACACCGCGTTGAATATAATAGTAGTGGCCCAAATGGGAAACATTCTGATTAGAATTTTCAGTTCTTCCACCTGGGTGACAGTGCATAGCCTCCACGGATTTGTAAAGGAGTCACTCTTGGCATCATCAGATGAGATGATGGCAGCCTTGTCAAAGAATCTGTATAACAAAAAGTAATTTCAGTCAGACAAGAAAACACAATATATTATATTGTCTAAAAAAGTAAAAGAAATGTGTCTGTAAAGCAAGCCACCTACTGACATATATTGCTTGTGCTACCCTGATATTTTCAGTCATTATACAAATATACCTCTAATGGTCCCATATTAATTATAGGCACCAGTAATAGTAATTATAAGTAGACTTATAAGAATTGCATGCCATGGACAAACTACTAATATACTACTAGCGTTCTGCTGTATGGCCTTATCCATATTCTTTTTGTTGCATTTAGTATTTAATTTCCACCAATCCCAAAATGGAACAGTACAAGAAGGTAGTGTATCAGTTTTATGTATACATCCAACTGCAAATGGCTGGTGTTGTCCCCATCCAGactttcctccttttttctttgTAACAGAATGAATAAAAGTGAGACAATGATGCATTGCAAAAATCCAGGAATTACTCAAGTTCACTTGTGTGCTCCAGCTTCCGGCTTCCCTCAATCGCTGAAGTCTGGCCATCAACCTCATATAAAAGAGATGTATCATGTGGCACTTCAGTGTGCCACTTACGGAATGCTGCAACAACAACCTGACACACTCTTGTAAGAGGGCTTCCACCAGGTTTCTGAAATCTGTACATATTTGAGGCAACAAAGAAACTTGCAATCGCTAATGCCATAAATATAGTAGGAATGGCAAATCCTATCCCCCAACCTGAGTTATCTTGTATCCAAACTATAACGGTGCCTGATACAAATGCACCGATATTTATACAGAAGTAAAACCAATTGAAGAAGGAGCCCTTCTTTACTCTGTCTGCTGGATCACTGTCATCAAATTGATCAGCTCCAAAGGATGATACACAAGGTTTGATGCCTCCAGTCCCGAGGGCTATCATATAGAGGCCAGAGAAAAATACACCATACTGGAGTAAGCTTGCTTCTGGACAAATAGATCCTGAACATTTAGGCGGCTGCAGAGCTGGAACTGATGCTGACAGCGTCAAAGCAACCAGACCCTTCAGTAAAAAAGTTCAGAAATTATCCATGTTTCagatatgaaattattttgaaaAGATCAGTTCAGCACATGGTGCAAGTGCACCGAAGTAGGTAATATCTAATATCTTCTATAGCAATAGGCTTGTacttacaataaaataaattgctgAGAAAGCAGCAATAGTCCAGTACTTTCCCCAGTAAGAATCTGCTAGGAGGGCACCAATGAGGGGTGTTAGGTAGCATGTCCCCTGCCAAGTTGTAACATTTCTTGCAGCTTCAAGGTTGCCTTGATGAAGATTTGTTTTCAGATAAGTAACTAGGTTCTTTGCAATACCATAATAGGCCAGTCTCTCACAGCATTCATCCCCTGTCACCAAACTAGCATTTCTGAAACTTCAAAGCTACTCATTGCAGAACAGATAAAAATGTGCACAGCATTTTTCAATTGATCTGTAAAGTATGCTATCTGGTACTTCGACCAGCATTTCTTTTGTGTTGTATATCACCAAAATATTTTGGCAAAAGGTAAATACAGGATTGTACGATTCAAAACCATATAGAAGCATTACTCACTAGTGCGAAGAAACAAGGAATTCCTTCAAGTACTGTGCCAAAGTTTTATGGGATATGCTATGCATCTTTAACAAATTACCTAGGATGAAAAAACATGCACGCCAATTTCCAGTGGCATGCTTTAATGCAGGGCGCCCTTTGATATCAACAGATCCATCTCCGGTGTAAAGATTAGCATCCTgctaagaaaaaaaaccatttcAGTCTGAACCACCTAACGAGATCTGAAAGGCAACAAGTTGCATCCCTCAAAATGAACAAATAAATGGAAACAAACAAAGAGAAGTCAAATCAATCTTCGAAAGGAAAACTTCAAAAATTTGGAATTGCCACTTCAGTATTTTGGATGGGTtgattctctttcttttttttgctggCAAGGAAGTGAATCAAATTAACAACACCATATttgatcagaaaaaaaaaatccaacatcATATAATCCGGAGTTCAAGAGATAGCACCAAATACATAGGAGGCGCCTAcaaatcgggcgcccgattttttttttgtctaaaatCGGGCATtgtttcaccaagtagatcgaaaatgtttcagtaaatagatcgaaaatgtttcaatcttttaaaatactgaaacacaaccaaatcacctcatgaaacattttgctacaacatacttcctccgtttcacaatgtaagtcattctagcattttccacattcatattgatgttaatgaatctagacatatatatctatatagattcattaacatcaatatgaatatgggaactgctacaatgacttacattgtgaaacggagggagtatgaaacaACGGTTTCTAAAAAATCGGACGTTGTTTCACCCTATACAAAAACAATGTTctagcaaatagcgaaagaatgtttcaattcttaaaaaaaagtgaaacacgGTCAGATCGCTAGATGAAACAATTTGGTTCAACGTATGCAACAAACGATttaaagccattgcaacacttaaATCCCATGTACATCAACAAACCACGTGTCCATCAAAATGAAATTATTAAACAGTATTAaaaatccactgcaacatttgatccatacatagtgaaacatcatgagtaaactagctgaaacattgttggtggaacaaaaaatgaaacggatcCCCCTTAATAGGGCGTTTCCGTTATATCCGGGCGGCCGTTGCAACCGGTGCACGTGGTGGGGGTGCGGAGGCGCGAGCGCGGGGCGCCGATTTTTTTCTCCCCAATCGTGCGCACGACGCGGATGATTCACGAAATACATGTGTTAACTGTTTAGCAGAAGAAATTTGTTGCTACCCTAGCTTTGATCAATAATCAGCTTAATCTTTCACAGACCTTCAGAAGGGTGAAGTACACCTACATACTTCAGAACCAGACAAGCAAAAcggaacacacacacacacacacacacacagaagaCTTAATGTCATTAACAGCTTTAAGGCCTTATCTTACAGTCTCTGGTTTCAGTTGTGACTCAAGAGAATCGGTTCCTAAATCCCCATGCTTCTATTTTCCTCAAGTAAAAGAAAACAGAGCCAGCTACCATAAAGAGGCGAATCAAGCGTGACGTACTAACCGGGATAAACAGCTTATCCTGAGgggaaaaaacagagaaaatataacatttttacctgaggaagaagaaggagcgGTTCTTGATCACCACCCTCTTCTCGCACCTGCAATCGCCTATCTTCTGCTGCCTCTTCcatggaggggggggggggggggctcgtCCCGGGGACGGAAGCAGCTGGAGCAGATCAAGAAGCTATACAGGAGCAATGGATTGCCCCCATCTGAGTAGAGTTTTGCGACCGCAGGGGAGCAGGTGGACTTCGGCACTTCGGATGGATCAGAGATTGAACTGATGATTGGTGAATGCAGTAAACTACTGTCACGTTTTGCATAAAACCCCTGCATTTTGGTTGGATTTTGatttgagagtttttttttttttttttttggaactggGAGTGCTGGTTGGATTAGGAAATGCAATATACTCCCTCGGTTCCACATTAATAAAACGTTCTGGGTTTGTGCAGTTTGATCGTTTGGTTTACAGCTAATAAGCTGTAAAATAACTTAATCAGCAATAAAAGATAATTTAAgggtatttatatatatatatatatatgtccttAGCAATTAAAAAACGGAAATGCTAAATACCGGTATCCCGTTGGACTCGGTCGAGACGGGACATGTTCTTTCAGGGATCACCAGATATCATAGCACCAGGTATCTGAGTACatccccaggccgggcccacttacatctgatagctttcataggtcatagactgccctcgtagaccaacacatgtcttttctgtacactttgtcctcactcgtagTCTCCACCAACAACAGATTCTTCACGTCCCCATTTCTCTCATTCCTTTTTTTCATCCATGCCATATTgtaacacatgtcttttctgcacactttgtgcTCACTCGtatgcacccgggaagaatttcccggtcggtcacccatcccaaattgctccaggccaagcacgcttcccatcccaaattgctccaggccaagcacgcttaaccctggagttttttggagattggcttccggaaaaaaagttgcaacttattgatatgagtattctattaatcctattaagccctaggccgggatgttacaccctcacccccttaagagagatcgacgcccccgtcgatcaaccctaggccaggaacgtcctctcttggccacgtccatgtgtccagtgccagcgcccgtgaaaccgcgagagtcggctctgatacctttgataccattttgtaacgtcccgcctcccccaggccgggcccacttacatctggtaGCTTTCATAgatcatagactgccctcacagaccaacacatgtcttttctgcacactttgtcctcactcgtatGCACCCGggacccgggaagaatttcccggtcggtcacccatcccaaattgctccagaccaagcacgtttaaccctggagttctttggagattggcttccggaaaagaagttgcaacttgttgatatgagtattctattaatcctattaagccctaggccgggatgttacacatATACATCGATTTCCTaattttgattttcctttcTCCATTTTTGCGATTTCTAGGTTTCGTTGAATCCCTAACCTGTGGATGCGACTCCTCATATCTCATCCAAAATTGAAATCGAAGTAATCTAAAACTCCCCATTTTTGTGTGTATTTGTTCATTCACATGGGGTGTTTGCAACAGAGGCGAggatgtgtgtgtatatatgctaAATCATATGATACTTGCAGCAAAATGTTAAAATCATTTGGATTTTTGCTTTGAAATGATGTGATTCTTTGGTTCAACTGATCTAATATTCATCATTAAAATGATATTTTCTTTATTCTTTCACCTTTTCAATAATCTCTTGTTACATCTCCAATTAACAAAATCAGTTGATTTAGCCAATGAAACCTGCAGGAAACCACTGTACATCTCCTAAAGTATCACCTATGAAACCTGATGATACCGGACATGATACTAAAGAGGATCATGATACCTCCCCGATTTCATAAGATCCTACTCAAGTATCATCTGTGAAATCCACAGGAAACTACTGTACCAGACATGATACTAGACATGATCATGTGATACTTCACAAGTATCACATATAATGATACTTTGAGGATCATATATCATGATACCTGGGTAGGATCATGTGATACTTCACAGGTATCACACGAATCTACTAAAGTATCATCTGTGAAACTCATAGGGATCATGTTACCAGACATGATACCTAAGCAGGATAATGCGATACTACACAGGTATCACACATAATGATACTTTGAGGAGGATGATCCTCCTAGGGTATCATCTCTGAAACCTTATGATACCAGACATGATACAGAGGAGGATCATGATACCTCCCAGGTATCACATGATCCTCCCAAAGTATCACCTATGAAACCTGATGATACCGGACATGATATTAAGGAGGATTATGATACCTCCCAGGTTTCACAAGATCCTACTCAAGTATCATCTGTGAAACCCACAGGAAACCACTGTACTAGATATGATACTGGATAAGATCATGTGATACTTCACAAGTATCACACATAATGATACTTTGAGGATCATGTATCATAATACCTGGGTAGGATCATGTGATACTTCACAGGTATCACACGAACCTACTAAAGTATCATCTGTGAAACCCACAAGGATCATGTTACCAGACATGTTACCTAAGTAAGATCATGCGATACTACACAGATATCACACATAATGATACTTATCACATGATCCTCCTAGGGTATCAACTGTGGAAACCTAATGATACCGGACATGATACAGAGGAAGATCATGATCCTCCTAGGGTATCAACTATAAGTTTTATACTGTCTATAGAA
Coding sequences:
- the LOC9272592 gene encoding protein NRT1/ PTR FAMILY 8.3 isoform X6, coding for MFFHPSLVTGDECCERLAYYGIAKNLVTYLKTNLHQGNLEAARNVTTWQGTCYLTPLIGALLADSYWGKYWTIAAFSAIYFIGLVALTLSASVPALQPPKCSGSICPEASLLQYGVFFSGLYMIALGTGGIKPCVSSFGADQFDDSDPADRVKKGSFFNWFYFCINIGAFVSGTVIVWIQDNSGWGIGFAIPTIFMALAIASFFVASNMYRFQKPGGSPLTRVCQVVVAAFRKWHTEVPHDTSLLYEVDGQTSAIEGSRKLEHTSELEFFDKAAIISSDDAKSDSFTNPWRLCTVTQGMVLDKRVGSFIVPPASLSTFDVISVIIWIPFYGRVLVPIARKFTGREKGFSELQRIGIGLALSILAMLSAALVELRRLGIARSEGLIHEDVAVPMSILWQIPQYFLVGAAEVFAAIGQVEFFYNEAPDAMRSLCSAFALVTVSLGSYLSSIILTLVSYFTTQGGDPGWIPDNLNEGHLDRFFSLIAGINFVNLLVFTGCAMRYRYKKA
- the LOC4332177 gene encoding pentatricopeptide repeat-containing protein At4g37170, coding for MASRSRAVSSGFTKAPTFSVTTASQLHDAIDRLLPRLRGDPSLAPAARALAAAATASLPPSTVLSNRLLHLLSSHPATLPDALALFSSIAAPDICSHNTLISALSRSPRHLPSARELFDRMPQRDHFAWSALVSGYTRHGQPEAALALYRRMQEEPGNDGADNEFTASSALAAAAAARCGRAGRELHCHVVRRGIDAAGGDAVLWSALADMYAKCGRVDDARRVFDRMPVRDAVSWTAMVERYFDGGRGGEGFRLFLHMLRTRGVRPNEFTYAGVLRACAQFAVESFGRQVHGRMAKSGTGDSCFAESALLRMYSKCGDMGSAVRVFEAMAKPDLVSWTAVISGYAQNGQPEEALRYFDMFLRSGIKPDHVTFVGVLSACAHAGLVDKGLEIFHSIKEQYCIEHTADHYACVIDLLSRSGQFERAEKMIGNMAVKPNKFLWASLLGGCRIHKNVGLARRAAEALFEIEPENPATYVTLANIYASVGLFDEVEDVRRIMESKGITKMPASSWIEVGRRVHVFLVGDKSHPKADEIYALLKKLYVKMVEEGYVADIEFVLHDVEDEQKEQDIGYHSERLAVAFGIIATPEGSPIKVFKNLRICGDCHAAIKLISQIVQRDIIVRDSNRFHHFKDGICSCRDYW
- the LOC9272592 gene encoding protein NRT1/ PTR FAMILY 8.3 isoform X1; this encodes MEEAAEDRRLQVREEGGDQEPLLLLPQQDANLYTGDGSVDIKGRPALKHATGNWRACFFILGDECCERLAYYGIAKNLVTYLKTNLHQGNLEAARNVTTWQGTCYLTPLIGALLADSYWGKYWTIAAFSAIYFIGLVALTLSASVPALQPPKCSGSICPEASLLQYGVFFSGLYMIALGTGGIKPCVSSFGADQFDDSDPADRVKKGSFFNWFYFCINIGAFVSGTVIVWIQDNSGWGIGFAIPTIFMALAIASFFVASNMYRFQKPGGSPLTRVCQVVVAAFRKWHTEVPHDTSLLYEVDGQTSAIEGSRKLEHTSELEFFDKAAIISSDDAKSDSFTNPWRLCTVTQVEELKILIRMFPIWATTIIFNAVYAHNSSMFIEQGMVLDKRVGSFIVPPASLSTFDVISVIIWIPFYGRVLVPIARKFTGREKGFSELQRIGIGLALSILAMLSAALVELRRLGIARSEGLIHEDVAVPMSILWQIPQYFLVGAAEVFAAIGQVEFFYNEAPDAMRSLCSAFALVTVSLGSYLSSIILTLVSYFTTQGGDPGWIPDNLNEGHLDRFFSLIAGINFVNLLVFTGCAMRYRYKKA
- the LOC9272592 gene encoding protein NRT1/ PTR FAMILY 8.3 isoform X3, producing the protein MEEAAEDRRLQVREEGGDQEPLLLLPQQDANLYTGDGSVDIKGRPALKHATGNWRACFFILGDECCERLAYYGIAKNLVTYLKTNLHQGNLEAARNVTTWQGTCYLTPLIGALLADSYWGKYWTIAAFSAIYFIGLVALTLSASVPALQPPKCSGSICPEASLLQYGVFFSGLYMIALGTGGIKPCVSSFGADQFDDSDPADRVKKGSFFNWFYFCINIGAFVSGTVIVWIQDNSGWGIGFAIPTIFMALAIASFFVASNMYRFQKPGGSPLTRVCQVVVAAFRKWHTEVPHDTSLLYEVDGQTSAIEGSRKLEHTSELEFFDKAAIISSDDAKSDSFTNPWRLCTVTQGMVLDKRVGSFIVPPASLSTFDVISVIIWIPFYGRVLVPIARKFTGREKGFSELQRIGIGLALSILAMLSAALVELRRLGIARSEGLIHEDVAVPMSILWQIPQYFLVGAAEVFAAIGQVEFFYNEAPDAMRSLCSAFALVTVSLGSYLSSIILTLVSYFTTQGGDPGWIPDNLNEGHLDRFFSLIAGINFVNLLVFTGCAMRYRYKKA
- the LOC9272592 gene encoding protein NRT1/ PTR FAMILY 8.3 isoform X2; its protein translation is MEEAAEDRRLQVREEGGDQEPLLLLPQDANLYTGDGSVDIKGRPALKHATGNWRACFFILGDECCERLAYYGIAKNLVTYLKTNLHQGNLEAARNVTTWQGTCYLTPLIGALLADSYWGKYWTIAAFSAIYFIGLVALTLSASVPALQPPKCSGSICPEASLLQYGVFFSGLYMIALGTGGIKPCVSSFGADQFDDSDPADRVKKGSFFNWFYFCINIGAFVSGTVIVWIQDNSGWGIGFAIPTIFMALAIASFFVASNMYRFQKPGGSPLTRVCQVVVAAFRKWHTEVPHDTSLLYEVDGQTSAIEGSRKLEHTSELEFFDKAAIISSDDAKSDSFTNPWRLCTVTQVEELKILIRMFPIWATTIIFNAVYAHNSSMFIEQGMVLDKRVGSFIVPPASLSTFDVISVIIWIPFYGRVLVPIARKFTGREKGFSELQRIGIGLALSILAMLSAALVELRRLGIARSEGLIHEDVAVPMSILWQIPQYFLVGAAEVFAAIGQVEFFYNEAPDAMRSLCSAFALVTVSLGSYLSSIILTLVSYFTTQGGDPGWIPDNLNEGHLDRFFSLIAGINFVNLLVFTGCAMRYRYKKA
- the LOC9272592 gene encoding protein NRT1/ PTR FAMILY 8.3 isoform X4 → MEEAAEDRRLQVREEGGDQEPLLLLPQDANLYTGDGSVDIKGRPALKHATGNWRACFFILGDECCERLAYYGIAKNLVTYLKTNLHQGNLEAARNVTTWQGTCYLTPLIGALLADSYWGKYWTIAAFSAIYFIGLVALTLSASVPALQPPKCSGSICPEASLLQYGVFFSGLYMIALGTGGIKPCVSSFGADQFDDSDPADRVKKGSFFNWFYFCINIGAFVSGTVIVWIQDNSGWGIGFAIPTIFMALAIASFFVASNMYRFQKPGGSPLTRVCQVVVAAFRKWHTEVPHDTSLLYEVDGQTSAIEGSRKLEHTSELEFFDKAAIISSDDAKSDSFTNPWRLCTVTQGMVLDKRVGSFIVPPASLSTFDVISVIIWIPFYGRVLVPIARKFTGREKGFSELQRIGIGLALSILAMLSAALVELRRLGIARSEGLIHEDVAVPMSILWQIPQYFLVGAAEVFAAIGQVEFFYNEAPDAMRSLCSAFALVTVSLGSYLSSIILTLVSYFTTQGGDPGWIPDNLNEGHLDRFFSLIAGINFVNLLVFTGCAMRYRYKKA
- the LOC9272592 gene encoding protein NRT1/ PTR FAMILY 8.3 isoform X7 → MIALGTGGIKPCVSSFGADQFDDSDPADRVKKGSFFNWFYFCINIGAFVSGTVIVWIQDNSGWGIGFAIPTIFMALAIASFFVASNMYRFQKPGGSPLTRVCQVVVAAFRKWHTEVPHDTSLLYEVDGQTSAIEGSRKLEHTSELEFFDKAAIISSDDAKSDSFTNPWRLCTVTQVEELKILIRMFPIWATTIIFNAVYAHNSSMFIEQGMVLDKRVGSFIVPPASLSTFDVISVIIWIPFYGRVLVPIARKFTGREKGFSELQRIGIGLALSILAMLSAALVELRRLGIARSEGLIHEDVAVPMSILWQIPQYFLVGAAEVFAAIGQVEFFYNEAPDAMRSLCSAFALVTVSLGSYLSSIILTLVSYFTTQGGDPGWIPDNLNEGHLDRFFSLIAGINFVNLLVFTGCAMRYRYKKA
- the LOC9272592 gene encoding protein NRT1/ PTR FAMILY 8.3 isoform X5 → MFFHPSLVTGDECCERLAYYGIAKNLVTYLKTNLHQGNLEAARNVTTWQGTCYLTPLIGALLADSYWGKYWTIAAFSAIYFIGLVALTLSASVPALQPPKCSGSICPEASLLQYGVFFSGLYMIALGTGGIKPCVSSFGADQFDDSDPADRVKKGSFFNWFYFCINIGAFVSGTVIVWIQDNSGWGIGFAIPTIFMALAIASFFVASNMYRFQKPGGSPLTRVCQVVVAAFRKWHTEVPHDTSLLYEVDGQTSAIEGSRKLEHTSELEFFDKAAIISSDDAKSDSFTNPWRLCTVTQVEELKILIRMFPIWATTIIFNAVYAHNSSMFIEQGMVLDKRVGSFIVPPASLSTFDVISVIIWIPFYGRVLVPIARKFTGREKGFSELQRIGIGLALSILAMLSAALVELRRLGIARSEGLIHEDVAVPMSILWQIPQYFLVGAAEVFAAIGQVEFFYNEAPDAMRSLCSAFALVTVSLGSYLSSIILTLVSYFTTQGGDPGWIPDNLNEGHLDRFFSLIAGINFVNLLVFTGCAMRYRYKKA